A single window of Buchnera aphidicola (Cinara cuneomaculata) DNA harbors:
- the rplK gene encoding 50S ribosomal protein L11 — MNKKIISYIKLQVPSGMANPSPPVGPALGQKGLNIMEFCKNFNLQTSNLEKGIPTPVIITVYSDKTFTFIIKTPPASVLLKKCLQIKSGSKKPKHEIIAKITKNQIYEIAKQKMTDMTGSNIDKIAKTIEGTARSMGITVIQE, encoded by the coding sequence ATGAATAAAAAAATTATCTCTTATATAAAATTACAAGTTCCATCTGGTATGGCCAATCCTAGTCCACCTGTAGGTCCAGCATTAGGACAAAAAGGATTAAATATCATGGAATTTTGTAAAAATTTTAACTTACAAACTTCTAATTTAGAAAAAGGAATTCCTACACCAGTTATTATTACTGTTTATTCTGACAAAACTTTTACATTCATTATTAAAACACCACCTGCTTCAGTTTTATTAAAAAAATGTTTACAAATTAAAAGTGGATCCAAAAAACCTAAACACGAAATTATTGCAAAAATTACAAAAAATCAAATATATGAAATTGCAAAACAAAAAATGACAGATATGACTGGATCCAACATTGATAAAATAGCTAAAACCATCGAAGGTACAGCTCGATCAATGGGAATTACAGTAATACAGGAATAA
- the rplA gene encoding 50S ribosomal protein L1, with amino-acid sequence MKKISKKMQVNLIKIKKKKIYSLHEAIKILKTMKLANFIESVDATFHVNINPKKSEQNIRGSILLPHGTGKKIKIGVFTTGKNIDVANKYGADFVGTEDLAEIIKKQTIKFDLIIASPETMDLVGKLGPILGPQGIMPNPKFGTISTDLKKSILEARKGKINYKNDKNGIIHSNFGKINFSQIQLYENFLTLYKNIMKSKPNQLKGIFYKKISISTTMSPGIIIDHLSL; translated from the coding sequence ATGAAAAAAATATCAAAAAAAATGCAAGTGAATCTCATAAAAATAAAAAAAAAAAAAATATACTCCCTTCATGAAGCTATAAAAATATTAAAAACTATGAAACTAGCTAATTTTATAGAAAGTGTTGATGCAACATTTCATGTAAATATTAATCCTAAAAAATCTGAACAAAATATTCGTGGATCTATATTATTACCACACGGAACAGGTAAAAAAATTAAAATTGGAGTATTTACGACTGGTAAAAACATTGATGTCGCTAATAAATATGGAGCAGATTTTGTAGGTACGGAAGATTTAGCTGAAATTATTAAAAAACAAACTATTAAATTCGATTTAATTATCGCATCTCCAGAAACTATGGATTTAGTTGGTAAATTAGGTCCTATTTTAGGACCTCAGGGTATTATGCCTAATCCAAAATTTGGTACAATATCAACCGATCTAAAAAAATCTATCCTAGAAGCTCGAAAAGGAAAAATAAATTATAAAAATGATAAAAATGGTATTATACACAGTAATTTTGGAAAAATAAATTTTTCTCAAATTCAATTATATGAAAATTTTTTAACATTATATAAAAATATAATGAAATCTAAACCGAATCAATTAAAAGGAATATTTTATAAAAAAATAAGTATATCTACGACTATGAGTCCGGGTATTATCATTGATCACCTATCCCTATAA
- the dnaG gene encoding DNA primase codes for MITKKITGKISQKFIYELIERTDIIELINKYVTLKKSGNNYKTLCPFHNEKTPSFIVSPQKQFFYCFGCGVHGNVIDFLMKYEKLDFLNSIIELTTLNGINISEVTTNCNFINQYSYKKKIYYILNKILKIYKKNLFILPNIAYEYLAKRGINYNTMKKFSLGFATKNNYQITNYIKKKYINSSIIIDCGLIIQNTKKHQHDRFKERIIFPIKNKYGQIQGFGGRVLNQYNYPKYLNSPDTITFQKKKNLYGIYELYLYNSKPTKILVVEGYLDVISLAQFNINYSVAVLGTNITTHQIKILFQISKKIIFCFDGDNAGRQANWMALNISLNLLQDNCTINFLFLPDNEDPNSLIFKEGKKNFENRIKNSETLYSYLFNKLADKMNLSCINDCIKLSRLSIPLINKIPSKIIKIYLIKILGNKTGILDTYQLNKFITLSNTNEHWYKKKSIKITTMRLLISLIIQNPQIVKKIKIIEKIKTFNIIGKNILLELIQLIRKKKIFKTGHLLEFYRHTPLEKIFKHLSTWDHMIKKNKIYSIIQELFNNLKMQNLEYKYNQLINLERKHGLSIIEKNELWKINKKIIKIKHYKYQ; via the coding sequence ATGATAACAAAAAAAATAACAGGTAAAATTTCTCAAAAATTTATTTATGAATTAATTGAACGTACAGATATTATAGAATTAATAAATAAGTATGTTACATTAAAAAAATCTGGAAATAACTATAAAACATTATGTCCATTTCATAATGAGAAAACACCTTCGTTTATCGTCAGCCCTCAAAAACAATTTTTTTATTGTTTTGGATGCGGCGTGCATGGCAATGTAATAGATTTTTTAATGAAATATGAAAAATTAGATTTTTTAAATAGTATTATTGAATTAACAACACTAAATGGTATAAATATTTCAGAAGTTACTACTAATTGTAATTTTATAAACCAATATTCTTATAAAAAAAAAATTTATTATATTTTAAATAAAATATTAAAAATATATAAAAAAAATTTATTTATATTACCGAATATAGCCTACGAGTATCTTGCAAAACGTGGTATTAATTATAATACAATGAAAAAATTTTCATTAGGTTTTGCTACTAAAAATAATTATCAAATTACAAATTATATTAAAAAAAAATATATTAATTCATCTATTATAATAGATTGCGGGTTAATTATTCAAAATACAAAAAAACATCAACATGATCGATTTAAAGAAAGAATTATTTTTCCTATAAAAAATAAATACGGTCAAATACAAGGTTTTGGAGGTAGAGTATTAAATCAATATAATTATCCTAAATACTTAAATTCACCTGATACTATAACGTTTCAAAAAAAAAAAAATCTTTATGGAATATATGAACTATATTTATATAATTCTAAACCCACAAAAATATTAGTAGTAGAAGGATATTTAGATGTTATTTCATTAGCACAGTTTAATATTAATTATTCAGTAGCTGTATTAGGTACCAATATTACAACACACCAAATAAAAATACTATTTCAAATTAGTAAAAAAATAATATTTTGTTTTGATGGAGATAATGCCGGACGTCAAGCTAATTGGATGGCACTAAATATATCATTAAATTTGTTGCAAGATAATTGCACAATCAATTTCCTATTCTTACCGGACAATGAAGATCCGAACAGCCTAATTTTTAAAGAAGGAAAAAAAAATTTTGAAAATAGAATTAAAAATTCTGAAACATTATATTCATATTTATTTAATAAACTTGCTGATAAAATGAATTTAAGTTGCATTAATGATTGTATTAAATTAAGTCGTTTATCTATTCCTTTAATTAATAAAATACCCAGTAAAATAATCAAAATCTACTTAATAAAAATTTTAGGAAATAAAACTGGAATATTAGATACATATCAATTAAATAAATTTATTACTCTATCTAATACCAATGAACATTGGTACAAAAAAAAATCCATAAAAATAACTACCATGAGGCTATTAATTAGTCTTATTATTCAAAATCCACAAATAGTGAAAAAAATTAAAATTATAGAAAAAATTAAAACATTTAATATAATCGGAAAAAATATTTTATTAGAATTAATACAATTAATTCGTAAAAAAAAAATATTTAAAACAGGACACCTACTAGAATTCTATAGACATACACCTTTGGAAAAAATTTTTAAACATTTAAGTACTTGGGACCATATGATTAAAAAAAATAAAATATATTCTATAATTCAGGAATTATTTAATAATTTAAAAATGCAAAATTTAGAATATAAATATAATCAATTAATTAATTTAGAGCGAAAACACGGACTTAGTATTATAGAAAAAAATGAATTATGGAAAATTAATAAAAAAATAATAAAAATTAAACATTATAAATATCAATAA
- the nusG gene encoding transcription termination/antitermination protein NusG gives MHIDKKKWYVLQAFSGFENRVALSIINNEKIKKMKDIFGKVIVPSEEVIEIRKGKRKKSDYKFFPGYILIEMIMNNDSWHLIKSLPKVLGFIGGTSEKPTPISTHEINIILNKLKKIGDKPRPKKMFEPGENIRVNDGPFSDFNGIVETIDYEKNRLKVSVSIFGRSTPVELSFDQVEKY, from the coding sequence TTGCACATAGATAAAAAAAAATGGTATGTCTTACAAGCTTTTTCTGGTTTTGAAAATAGAGTAGCACTTTCAATCATAAATAATGAAAAAATTAAAAAAATGAAAGATATATTTGGTAAAGTCATTGTACCTTCCGAAGAAGTAATTGAAATTCGGAAAGGTAAAAGAAAAAAAAGTGATTATAAATTTTTTCCAGGATATATCTTAATTGAAATGATTATGAATAACGATAGTTGGCATTTAATTAAAAGCTTACCGAAAGTATTAGGATTTATAGGCGGAACTTCTGAAAAACCAACACCTATAAGTACTCATGAAATAAATATTATTTTAAATAAATTAAAAAAAATTGGTGATAAACCGCGACCAAAAAAAATGTTTGAACCGGGTGAAAATATTCGTGTTAACGATGGTCCTTTTTCAGATTTTAATGGAATCGTTGAAACTATTGACTATGAAAAAAATCGATTAAAAGTTTCTGTATCTATATTTGGACGATCTACTCCCGTAGAACTTAGTTTCGATCAAGTAGAAAAATATTAA
- a CDS encoding argininosuccinate synthase produces MKNNNANKTIVLAYSGGLDTSAIIPWIKDHYKYDVIAFVADIGQSEKDLYNIKKKAILSGASDCYIANLKDEFVTKYIFPMLKIGAIYEGQYLLGTAIARPLIAKAQIDFANRINAIGLSHGATGKGNDQVRFELAYAALNPSLKVIAPWREWDFQSREDLLQYLCHKNIATDVTKEKIYSRDENIFHVSTEGGILENTWNATDSTCWVWTNSPYDAPDNPVKIHLRIEKGCVIEVNHKSLSPYECLKKLNYIGSEHAIGRVDIVENRLIGIKSRGCYETPGGTIIHHALRSLEQLVLDRDSMYWKNKIALDMASVIYDGKWFTPVRQSLQKSSEMLSKSISGEVVVELYKGSVRILQKKSPNTLYSEEYATFNKDQVYSQVDAQGFIRLFSLSSRIRALNTKNSI; encoded by the coding sequence ATGAAAAATAATAATGCTAATAAAACAATAGTTTTAGCATATTCTGGTGGATTAGACACTTCTGCTATTATACCTTGGATTAAAGATCATTATAAATATGATGTTATCGCATTTGTTGCTGATATCGGTCAATCTGAAAAAGATTTGTATAATATTAAGAAAAAAGCAATTTTATCTGGAGCATCTGATTGTTATATTGCTAATTTAAAAGATGAATTTGTAACAAAATACATATTTCCTATGTTAAAAATTGGTGCTATTTATGAAGGACAGTATTTGCTAGGAACAGCTATTGCTAGACCGTTAATTGCTAAAGCTCAGATAGATTTTGCTAATAGAATTAACGCAATCGGATTAAGTCACGGAGCTACAGGAAAAGGAAATGATCAAGTTCGTTTTGAGTTAGCGTATGCTGCTCTTAATCCTTCATTAAAAGTTATTGCTCCTTGGAGAGAATGGGATTTTCAATCTCGAGAAGACTTATTACAGTATTTATGTCATAAAAATATTGCTACTGATGTTACTAAAGAAAAAATTTATAGTCGTGATGAAAATATATTTCATGTATCAACTGAAGGAGGGATTTTAGAAAATACTTGGAATGCTACTGATAGTACGTGTTGGGTTTGGACAAATAGCCCATATGATGCACCAGATAATCCAGTAAAAATTCATTTACGTATTGAAAAAGGCTGTGTAATAGAAGTTAATCATAAATCTTTGAGTCCGTATGAATGTTTAAAAAAATTAAATTATATAGGTAGTGAACATGCTATTGGTCGAGTAGATATTGTTGAAAATCGTCTTATTGGTATTAAATCAAGAGGTTGTTATGAAACTCCTGGTGGGACAATTATTCACCATGCTTTAAGAAGTTTAGAGCAACTAGTATTAGATAGAGATAGTATGTATTGGAAAAATAAAATCGCACTAGATATGGCGTCGGTAATATACGATGGCAAATGGTTTACGCCTGTTAGACAATCTCTTCAAAAATCTTCAGAGATGTTATCTAAGAGTATTTCTGGTGAAGTAGTGGTGGAATTATATAAGGGTTCGGTACGTATTTTACAGAAAAAATCACCAAATACATTATATTCTGAAGAATACGCTACTTTTAATAAAGATCAGGTATATAGTCAAGTAGATGCGCAGGGTTTTATTCGTTTATTTTCGTTATCGTCACGTATCCGTGCATTAAATACTAAAAATAGCATTTAA
- the argH gene encoding argininosuccinate lyase, with protein sequence MSLWGGRFTKLSHVKFKKFNNSLKVDYRLIKDDIKSSIAWSKILIDIQILTNKEQKLIETTLNSILKKYSNNITDILESDSEDIHSWLETMLINKIGELGKKLYTGRSRNEQIATNLKLWCKRKSNVILKKIIKLQRIFLNQACLHQDTIIPGYTHLQRAQPITFAYWCLAYIEMLERDRLRVLDVMKYLNLSPLGCGAIAGTSWNIDRKKLALLMGFSDSTNNALDSVSDRDFIIDMLSAASISMMHLSRFSEDLIFYSSGEACFIELSDSITSGSSLMPQKKNPDILELIRGKCSGVYGSLHSILILLKGLPLSYNKDLQEDKQHLFQGLDIWDECLEMCGVVLNNIHIHKLRAKKLAREGYSNATELADYLAIKGVSFRDAHHVAGNIVMKAISQNKYLEELDLLTFKKYCPLVESDIYQYLTLESCLEKKDAIGGVSKRQVQNSLNLIKERLYHIDS encoded by the coding sequence ATGTCTCTTTGGGGTGGAAGGTTTACTAAGTTATCTCACGTGAAATTTAAAAAATTTAATAATTCTTTAAAGGTAGATTATCGATTAATAAAAGATGATATTAAATCTTCTATAGCATGGTCGAAAATATTAATAGATATTCAGATATTAACAAATAAAGAACAAAAATTAATTGAAACAACGTTAAATAGTATTTTAAAGAAATATAGTAATAATATTACGGATATATTAGAGTCAGATTCTGAAGATATACATAGTTGGCTAGAAACTATGTTAATCAATAAAATTGGTGAATTAGGAAAAAAATTATATACCGGAAGAAGTCGTAATGAACAAATTGCTACTAATTTAAAATTGTGGTGTAAAAGAAAATCGAATGTTATTTTAAAAAAAATTATTAAATTACAACGTATTTTTCTAAATCAAGCGTGTTTACATCAAGATACTATTATTCCCGGTTATACACATTTACAACGAGCACAACCTATTACATTTGCATATTGGTGTTTAGCTTATATAGAAATGTTGGAAAGAGATCGATTACGAGTTTTAGATGTAATGAAATATTTAAATTTATCGCCATTAGGATGTGGAGCTATTGCAGGAACATCATGGAATATTGATAGAAAAAAATTAGCATTATTAATGGGTTTTTCAGATAGTACAAATAATGCATTAGATAGTGTATCTGATAGAGATTTCATTATAGACATGTTGTCAGCAGCATCTATTAGTATGATGCATTTATCTCGTTTTTCGGAAGATTTAATATTTTATAGCTCCGGTGAAGCTTGTTTTATTGAATTGTCTGATTCAATCACCTCAGGTTCTTCATTAATGCCTCAAAAAAAAAATCCAGATATTTTAGAGTTAATTCGAGGAAAATGTAGCGGTGTGTATGGATCACTACATTCTATTTTAATTTTACTGAAAGGATTACCGTTATCATATAATAAAGATTTACAAGAAGATAAACAACATTTATTTCAAGGTTTAGATATTTGGGACGAGTGTTTAGAAATGTGTGGCGTCGTATTAAATAATATTCATATACATAAATTACGAGCGAAAAAACTAGCTCGGGAAGGTTATAGTAATGCTACAGAATTAGCGGATTATTTAGCAATAAAAGGGGTTTCGTTTAGAGATGCTCATCATGTTGCAGGAAATATAGTAATGAAAGCTATTTCTCAAAATAAATATCTTGAAGAGTTAGATTTATTAACTTTTAAAAAATATTGTCCGCTAGTTGAATCCGATATATATCAATATCTAACTTTAGAATCGTGTTTAGAGAAAAAAGATGCAATTGGGGGAGTTTCTAAAAGACAAGTGCAAAATTCATTAAATTTGATAAAAGAGCGACTATATCATATAGATTCATAA
- the rplJ gene encoding 50S ribosomal protein L10, which translates to MALNRNKKINIIKKIYDIAQTSLSIITADPSGIAVNKITQLRKNAIKSYVKIYLVKNTLLKKSLKNTNFNKIINVLNGPTLIAFSFKHPGSASRIFIQFNKKNKKFQIKHAVYENQLLKEKEIINLALLPTHAEAVTKFIFLLKEISLGKLIRLLHYIGHKTI; encoded by the coding sequence ATGGCATTAAATCGTAACAAAAAAATTAATATAATTAAAAAAATTTATGACATTGCGCAAACATCATTATCTATTATTACTGCAGATCCATCAGGAATTGCTGTTAATAAAATAACTCAATTACGTAAAAATGCTATAAAATCTTATGTAAAAATTTATTTAGTAAAAAATACGCTATTAAAAAAATCTTTAAAAAATACAAATTTTAATAAAATAATTAATGTATTAAACGGACCGACATTAATAGCATTTTCTTTTAAGCATCCGGGAAGCGCAAGCAGGATATTTATACAATTTAATAAAAAAAATAAAAAATTTCAGATAAAACATGCCGTTTATGAAAATCAATTATTAAAAGAAAAAGAAATAATTAATTTAGCGTTACTGCCTACACATGCAGAAGCAGTTACTAAATTTATATTTTTATTGAAAGAAATATCATTAGGAAAATTGATACGATTACTCCATTATATTGGACATAAAACTATATAA
- a CDS encoding methylenetetrahydrofolate reductase: MINIIKCNNEKYNYESYHLKNKIRISFEVFPPKDVILTKQLFHSVQKLNKCNPDFFSVTNSIYSKNRDETFLIVKKIRSLTNKTVFAHFTTIGYDESDIKAIAMKYWNHGIKNIIALRGDLPVQYTKKIIYASNLIKLLKSINNFEILVAAYPELHPESNSLKDDLNNLKYKVDLGITQAITQFFFSIDKFLKFRDNCKSMGLAISLIPGILPILNINQLQKFANMTNVYIPRWIFDSFHEYEGDYDKCTTLSVNIAVNLIVRLYHEGVKNFHLYTLNQSHLSWKICYQLGLI, translated from the coding sequence ATGATAAATATCATCAAATGCAATAACGAAAAATATAATTATGAATCTTATCATTTAAAAAATAAAATTAGAATTTCGTTTGAAGTATTTCCGCCTAAAGATGTTATACTAACAAAACAATTATTTCATTCTGTTCAAAAGTTAAATAAATGTAATCCTGATTTTTTTTCAGTTACAAATAGTATATATTCTAAAAATCGTGATGAAACATTTCTTATTGTTAAAAAAATACGTTCTTTAACTAATAAAACTGTATTTGCACATTTTACTACAATTGGATATGATGAATCTGATATTAAAGCTATAGCAATGAAATATTGGAATCATGGTATTAAAAACATCATTGCATTGCGTGGTGATTTACCTGTTCAATATACTAAAAAAATAATATATGCAAGTAACTTAATTAAATTGTTAAAATCAATTAATAATTTTGAAATTTTAGTTGCTGCATATCCTGAATTACACCCTGAATCTAATAGTCTAAAAGATGATTTAAATAATTTAAAATATAAAGTTGATTTAGGTATTACACAAGCTATTACACAATTTTTTTTTAGCATCGATAAGTTTTTAAAATTTCGTGATAATTGTAAAAGTATGGGTTTAGCAATATCTTTAATACCTGGTATATTGCCAATTTTAAATATTAATCAATTACAGAAATTTGCTAATATGACTAATGTTTATATTCCACGATGGATTTTTGATTCTTTTCATGAATATGAAGGTGATTACGATAAATGTACTACCTTGAGCGTTAATATTGCAGTTAATTTAATTGTCCGTTTATATCACGAAGGTGTTAAAAATTTTCATTTATATACTTTAAATCAATCACATTTAAGTTGGAAAATTTGTTATCAATTAGGTTTAATTTAA
- the rpsU gene encoding 30S ribosomal protein S21, producing the protein MPAIKIRDNEPFDVALRRFKRSCEKAGILAEIRRREFYEKPTTERKRAKASAIKRLAKKLTRDNAKRIKKY; encoded by the coding sequence ATGCCGGCAATTAAAATCAGAGACAACGAACCTTTTGATGTAGCATTAAGAAGATTTAAAAGATCTTGCGAAAAAGCAGGCATCTTAGCTGAAATACGTCGAAGAGAATTTTACGAAAAACCTACAACAGAAAGAAAACGTGCAAAAGCATCAGCCATAAAACGATTAGCAAAAAAATTAACACGCGACAATGCTAAACGTATTAAAAAATATTAA
- the secE gene encoding preprotein translocase subunit SecE: protein MHIHKIYTTYMNHAEKIKWLCITVILILIIFNYIFFIHQSSKLIKIIFFNIFCILLGSIFFNTNIGKKTIIFIKDIKLEFYKITWPTYTETLQTTGIVLLLIILTSIFLWIFDGLILRIISRILTPRL from the coding sequence ATGCATATTCACAAAATATATACAACATATATGAATCACGCTGAAAAAATAAAGTGGTTATGTATAACTGTTATCCTTATTTTAATCATTTTTAACTATATTTTTTTTATCCATCAATCCTCAAAACTGATAAAAATAATATTTTTTAATATATTCTGTATATTATTAGGTAGCATATTTTTCAATACCAATATTGGAAAAAAAACAATTATTTTTATAAAAGATATAAAATTAGAATTTTATAAAATCACATGGCCTACTTATACGGAAACATTACAAACAACCGGGATAGTTCTATTATTAATCATATTAACGTCTATATTTTTATGGATATTTGACGGATTAATACTTCGTATCATATCTCGAATACTAACACCGAGATTATAA
- the rplL gene encoding 50S ribosomal protein L7/L12 — protein sequence MLINKEEILNAISEMSVKEIMELVSMIEKKFDITSNVLAHNPQDSIESKKEEKVSFNVKLTTIGSNKVSIIKIIRSTTGLGLKESKDLVESAPAIIKENITKENADNLYKMLIDAGATAEII from the coding sequence ATGTTAATAAATAAAGAAGAAATTTTAAATGCTATTTCTGAAATGTCAGTAAAAGAAATTATGGAATTAGTTTCAATGATAGAAAAGAAATTTGACATCACATCTAATGTTTTAGCTCATAATCCACAAGATTCTATTGAATCTAAAAAAGAAGAAAAAGTATCGTTTAATGTAAAATTAACGACGATAGGATCAAATAAGGTTTCTATTATTAAAATAATACGTAGTACTACTGGATTAGGATTAAAAGAATCTAAAGATCTCGTTGAATCAGCACCTGCTATTATTAAAGAAAATATAACAAAAGAAAACGCAGATAATTTATATAAAATGTTGATAGATGCTGGTGCTACAGCAGAAATTATATAA
- the rpoD gene encoding RNA polymerase sigma factor RpoD: protein MKKKPKSQLKLLVSHGKEQGYLTYSEVHDHLPNEITDSDQIKNIIQMIKDLGIHVVEEAREIEEIIIKETPIDTDEDTAEATDQVLSNVETEIGRTADPVRMYMREMGSVELLTRAGEIKIAKRIEEGINQVQCSISEYPKSILYFLKQYDRVKSGDMRLSELITGFIDPKIEAKIPNSSEKPLSFTSNSNTEKKINTKPTEGQVDDYNHIDPVLAKKKFLQLKNQYYITNNTIIKKNRSHHDSIKAIHELSKIFKQFRLVPKQFNYLVKNMRKIIQKIKLQEKKIMMLCTEKCHMPKKHFIKIFSQYETRSIWYNIAINKKKSWFYKLNLIQPDIQNSIQKLLTIEKQTGLTIKQVKKINKSILLGEEKAKRAKRDMVEANLRLVISIAKKYTNRGLQFLDLIQEGNIGLMKAVDKFEYRRGYKFSTYATWWIRQAITRSIADQARTIRIPVHMIETINKLNRISRQMLQETGREPTPEELSEKMLIPEEKIRKVLKIAKEPISMETPVGEDDDAHLGDFIEDTNLELPLESATSESLKTITNDVLSGLTEREAKVLRMRFGIDMNTDHTLEEVGKQFDVTRERIRQIEAKALRKLRHPSRSEILKSFLDNS, encoded by the coding sequence ATGAAAAAAAAACCAAAATCACAACTAAAATTATTAGTTTCCCATGGAAAAGAACAAGGATACTTAACATATTCAGAAGTACATGATCATCTCCCAAATGAAATTACAGATTCTGATCAAATTAAAAATATTATACAAATGATAAAAGATTTAGGTATTCATGTAGTGGAAGAAGCACGAGAAATAGAAGAAATTATTATTAAAGAAACACCCATAGATACAGACGAAGATACAGCAGAAGCTACTGATCAAGTATTATCAAATGTCGAAACAGAAATCGGCAGAACAGCCGATCCCGTAAGAATGTATATGAGAGAAATGGGTTCTGTAGAACTTCTTACACGGGCAGGTGAAATAAAAATTGCAAAAAGAATCGAAGAAGGAATTAATCAAGTACAATGTTCAATTTCTGAATATCCTAAATCTATTTTATATTTTTTAAAACAATATGATCGAGTAAAATCAGGAGATATGAGATTATCAGAATTAATTACAGGATTTATAGATCCGAAAATAGAAGCTAAAATACCTAATTCCTCAGAAAAACCGTTATCTTTTACATCTAATTCTAATACTGAAAAAAAAATAAATACTAAACCAACAGAAGGACAAGTCGATGATTATAACCATATCGATCCCGTACTAGCAAAAAAAAAATTCTTACAATTAAAAAACCAATATTATATTACTAATAACACTATTATAAAAAAAAATAGAAGTCATCACGACTCTATAAAAGCTATTCATGAATTATCTAAAATATTTAAACAATTTAGATTGGTTCCAAAACAATTTAATTATTTAGTAAAAAATATGAGAAAAATAATTCAAAAAATTAAATTACAAGAAAAAAAAATTATGATGTTGTGCACTGAAAAATGTCATATGCCTAAAAAACATTTTATAAAAATATTTAGTCAATACGAAACTCGTTCTATATGGTATAATATAGCAATTAATAAAAAAAAATCATGGTTTTATAAACTAAACTTAATACAACCCGATATACAAAATAGTATACAAAAATTACTAACTATTGAAAAGCAAACAGGTTTAACTATTAAACAAGTTAAAAAAATTAATAAAAGTATATTATTAGGAGAAGAGAAAGCAAAAAGAGCTAAAAGAGACATGGTTGAAGCTAATTTAAGATTAGTAATATCTATTGCTAAAAAATATACAAACAGAGGGTTACAATTTTTAGACCTTATTCAAGAAGGTAATATTGGATTAATGAAAGCTGTTGATAAATTTGAATATCGGCGCGGATATAAATTTTCTACGTACGCAACATGGTGGATACGTCAAGCTATCACGAGATCTATCGCTGATCAAGCAAGAACAATTAGAATTCCTGTACATATGATTGAAACAATTAATAAATTAAATAGAATTTCTAGACAAATGTTACAAGAAACTGGCCGAGAACCCACTCCCGAAGAGTTATCAGAAAAAATGTTAATTCCGGAAGAAAAAATTAGAAAAGTATTAAAAATTGCAAAAGAACCGATCTCTATGGAAACTCCTGTCGGAGAAGACGATGATGCGCATTTAGGTGATTTCATTGAAGACACTAATCTAGAATTACCGTTAGAATCCGCTACATCTGAAAGTTTGAAAACTATTACTAATGATGTTTTATCTGGGTTAACTGAAAGAGAAGCTAAAGTATTAAGAATGAGATTTGGAATTGACATGAATACTGATCATACATTAGAGGAAGTAGGTAAACAATTTGATGTTACACGTGAAAGAATACGTCAAATTGAAGCTAAAGCATTACGAAAATTAAGACATCCTAGTCGATCAGAAATATTAAAAAGTTTTTTAGATAACTCGTAA